Genomic segment of Dermacentor albipictus isolate Rhodes 1998 colony chromosome 5, USDA_Dalb.pri_finalv2, whole genome shotgun sequence:
GCGtggaagaagcccgcgaatacacgcagtcgcacggcaattttgcgtgtattcgtgggagCTGGTTTCATGCTCGgaaagaacacttttatgtagcccgtattgggctacagaaagctttatcgggagtattttatgtcgctctacaattttgtgattgacacttttcatctaaatataatatttgagaagtcaaTTAGTTGATTAAGACTAATGATCTAATTAGGCTGAATGAAacaaatagtttgagtatctccaagcgaaggcaaacattacctttgctctgtccagctaggtggcatctgcatatctttaagctctggctaaagttagctgggacactctgtatatgcGCTTAAAGAAGTCCGTTCGAAATAATATTACATCCAACGCAACGTGGTTTGTTACACTTGCGATTTGCAAATTATGTTCTTGAGAGAAATCACTAGCCTCCCGCATTCTTGAATGCTCCTCCACTTAACACTCCATCTCAACTTGAGAACGTTGAGTGTAGCGCCGATCCTCGACAGAAGTATAGTCGTTGCCGCTTCACCGATGCGCCAAAACAATTCTTAAGAAGGTTAATGTCTTTTTGAACCTAGATGTGGCACCGTGCTCCACCCGGGGGAGCGGATGTAGAGTTTCGAGCTGTGGATATATTGAAAATACAAATATTAGAGCCAAGAAAGTTCATGCCAGGTATTGCCACACTGCCGAAATTTACCATTTATCGGCCGGGAAAAGCGAGAAAGAGAGATAATTTATTGTAGAAAAGACAGGGAGATAATCTCCCGAAAAATTCCCAACTTTGTATGCTTGTTTACACGAAACACTCGAATCAGGTGATAAGAACGAcactggcataaaaaaaaagccgCCCCACAGTGAACAAGACGCGACTCCCAAAGCAAACGTGCTCGCTGTGTACCTGTGTTTTTTTGTTTAACGCCCCCTTTTAGCTTTTATCACCCATATGCGCTTTCACAACCACGTTTTCTGAAAGGATCGTACGAAGTCAGCAAACTCTCGTCACGCTGCTTCGCGGTGAAAACACGCCAACGCACTCGTACGTGCTTCGTTGCTTCCACGCCGAGTGGGTTGACGAAGTCGGCGTGCCGCAGGCGTACGCTGCCAAACACTGACGTAAACAAGCAGACCCGCCCTCGTTCAATTATCTTGAAATATAAACACACCATAAAACATGAAGACAGGAAATTCAACCGACATGGCGCATGGCTTCAATGTAACCGCGCAGCAGGGAAGTAGCCGCGACTGGCGTCCATGTGTAAGTGTCTCAAGTCCCTCAGCTTTGTGTTCTAAGGACTGCCTACATCTCTGTCCGGTTCATTATTGTAACTCTTCTCAGCAGCGGCGATTGCAGGGCTCAGTTTACTATAGCGGCTACAAAAAGGAACGATCAATCAAATGAAACAATAtactttctctaaaaaaaaaaaagccttatttTAACGTCTTGTTCatattagaaaagaaaaagggataTAACTTAAAGAAGAGTAAGACATAATGTGCTACTGGAGACATCATAACCTACAGTTCGCGTAATACGCCTGtaagacagaagaccattcactcttaaaaagatacttggcccatggccaactgcgggccttcaaaaaagagcacttcgtgctctgaaaaagtttttagaggagaccaacattttgggaaactATTAagcatcagatgatccgaatacgttattgagttacataaacgttgttcgtcgTTCATAATTGGGTTATGGGGTAATCACATCTATTACGCAACATGtctaattctgttctgtacttgcagtgtattacatgtgttgtgtgttttggctgttcaaaacatctgactttatatatgcgtacgtggactgaactagtgcacagaactttgcgactcatgtactgctggactgtatattttttattgatccggtgttctactgagtgttatattttgcgTCGCTATTCTTCCTTTGTACGCAAATTTGTTtactttgccaagtgacaaggagtagccggtgccatcataaaggcgccaacctctcttaacattcacttcaattaaaaaaaaaaagtgctccgAATATATAGGCCCGTCGATATCTCTACTATGTACCTTTTTTCCGTGGTATTTATGAAAACAAGTATGTGCAGCCATTATCGCGATAGCCGTGCAGGGCGAAAAAAGTCACTCCCTCAAGGCTATTCAGAGATGTTGTAAAACATGACTATGGTTGCCCACTAACCGGCAGTGGTGTGCTGGCTGCTCGCGAGATTCACCAGGTATGACGAGGCAAGGATAGTCGTTAGAATGCAAAGGTTACAGCATTCGCGAAAAATCCTGCCAACCTATGACCTCGCTATAGCGACGAGGCTCAACTACGAGAAATAATGCAGTGttccgtcaaaaaaaaaaaagaacacgtgacCGATAACATTGGTATAAATGGAAAGACAACAGAGACGACACAACAAAGACGATGGTGATGAGGACAACGAGAAAGGCGATGaccgaaagacagaaagaaaaatcacatggcgaaaaaaaaaaagacaacgcgACTGAAATTAGAATCAAATCCTTCAGGGGCTTGGCTGAAAGTAAGTCTTGTTTTCTGATAACTTGTTTCTGTTAACTAAACACGATGATGATTAACACGACAAACGCTTGGACGAGCTGGAAATGCCAAGCTCGTGGCTGGCAGCCAGCAAAAGCGGACATAAACTACGCTGAAATGAGACGCAGAGGCACAGCGTTGATGATTAGTAAACCATGCTGATGAGCAACGGTCATGATTAGCGTGGTGATAATACTTGCTATAAATTAACGCCTCGACCGCTGGAGAAAATGCCCTTAGCCAAAAGACTCGAACAAACGAATAATTACAGTGCATATGTTAATAATTCTGGCAGGTAACGACAAGGTAGTTAATGTAACCGCTAATCCTGTGCCCCAGCGAATAATTATAATGATTAGCGTGACGATAATGCTTGTAAAAACGCCTACATAGCTGGAGAAACTACCCTCAGCAAAACTGATTGAATAAATCAATTAATGCGGTGCAAAAGGTAACCAAGTTGGCAAGTAAGGAAACGGGAGTTAAGGTAACCGCTCACTACATGATTTTTCTTATTCGGGGCAAGCGTTGTCCATCTGACTGCGTGATTATCTGGCTCGAACTAGGTGTTAATACACTGCACGTAATTACTAAAATAATTGAGCTCTTCGATCGCATCCTTCCTTCCCCAGGCGATAATACATCGAGGCTAACCGACAGCACGACAGCTCGCATGCCAGGTATGAGCAGTGGAACTACTCTGCACCGAACTTGATCAGTCACTGAAGAGTGCGTCTCCTTGAACTTGGTCGTAGAATAGAAGCGAAAGctaagaaaagaatgaaaaaaaagaaacacactttCACGGATCGTAAAGCCCAAGGCGCACCTAAGTAacagaaattaaaaaagaaacaataaataaggAGACAAACCGAATTCAGAAAACAAGTGAAGGAGAGCTTCATGTGAGGCAAGCCCGGGTCGGTGTGTAGCCAGGCCGGGTTTGCGCTAAATAAAGAACGAGCGGGCAGCGAAAGTAAAGCACAAATCAGTCGCAGCGACAGCGCACAAGCGCTACATCATCAGATAAGAACGCGGCGAGGAGGAGTGGAAGAAAATTGAGAATAAAGGCAGAGCGAGAGTTCTAGCGACAGCTGTCGCCTCCCGATTTAGAACAGCGTGCGACGAACGGTGGTGGAAGTGGAGAAAACGACGCTTTCTCGTCGTCGCCAGTCTTCACCTTGGAAAAGTTCATCAGCCGCTCATGTCGCGCGGCCTCAAAACGAGTCTTGTCACTTAGTGTAGTTTACAAGACtcggatagagagagagagccgaaGAAGCTAATAAAGCAAGCgctctctgccccccccccccctcaaccgcCCCCTCTGCTGAAAAAGCAAATTAAATTTCAGCGATGTTTGCCAGTATTTGACGCTCGCCGTGAGAGCCCACCTCGTGAGTTACCTAGACCCTTGGCCTTCCATACGATTCCCAGAGTCTGGGTGTGTTTTTATCGAACACCtactttgaaagaaaaaaaaatgaagaagaaagaacgaTTGCAGCCTCTTTCCGGTCCCCTTTCACTGCCCCCTCCCTCGCCTGCTTCGACTTAAGCTTGTATACCTTTACATACGTTTCTAAGCCAGTACGCGGACAACGGCGGTAAGATCTACGGGGAGGTCATAGCATTAAGGGGGTTCGGGAAGTGAAATGGGCTGAGGGGAACGGGAGAGAGAATGATTTGATGCAGAGGCGCGGCTCATGGGTGACGTCCTACTGGGGCTCCACTGCTTTCAACGTTCCGCATCATAAGTAGTCAGCATTGTTCCGAGCTATAGCTGCGGCCCCACAGGTGGCATCCTCTCTTGCTCCCTCATCTGTCGAGACAAGCAGAGATAGGAGAAAGAGGAATGTAACGAGTTTTAAATAGCAGACACATAAGACGTAAGGCCTACTTGAGTCCCCGCGTATCCGTAGCTCTAaaactctctttttttttatccttgaaCGAACGTCACGAAGAACAGGGTGTACGTGATATGCGTGTGTGATACTTTGATGCTCGCGGTTTCTTTGACTTGGCAAATGCTACGAGTGCCGCCTGTGAGTTGACTTTGTTGTGTTTATTTCGCTTTACATTAGTATGGGTGAACTCCGCGGCGGTGGCGGATGAGTATACACGAATCGGAGTGAGAGTCACGTGGTGGGTGGACACCACGCCGTCCTtttctgtttctgtttttttcttttcaatttcttttttttctttggaattCTCCGTCGAGCCCCCGTATAAAAACTGAGCCGGGAGCGGAAAGAGCACGCTATTTGGATTTGGTTGCCCGGCAGCTCAGGATTACGCGTTCTCGCAGAATGAAGGTAAGGCACGTGTTAGGGAAGTTACGGGAAGGGCGAAATAGTTTGCAGATGCCGTACGCTTTAGTAGCTATTCTGTTTCCCCCACCTATACACAAGAGTCTGGAGTGCGAGCTCAATGTAGGAATGCGAGCTCAACGGTCCTCAATGTAGGAATTTTCACTGTGGCATTTTTCGAGTGTACAATACATTTGGAAAGTCCTTCCTGATGCCTTAGGCAAGGCAAGACGTTATCGAAACGAGCTCTGGTCTACGTCAgtgctcagattttttttttttttgcggtgcctGATTTTACATTGCCAAATAACCTACATAATTTTGACAGTGTACATGcccccatatatatatttttatgtcTGTAGTAACTCATGGTAATCCTACAGACAAAATAGCGCGGTCCGATAAAATGTATTCAGGCATGTTACCCTCCGCGGTGACTTCGtggctatgacattctgctgctgagcaatAGGTCACAGATTCGAGTCCTAGACGCGGCGGCCACGTCTTGGAggaaagaaaatgcaaaaaaaacactTGCCTAAATAGGTTGAGCTGCATAATTAACAACCTTAGTCGAGTGAAATCGGCATGAGTCGTGAGTCCTAACTCACTGCGAGGTTTCGCGACGCTAAACCCGAAAATTTATGCTACTGAGGAATATTAAGTTAAGAACTGAGCCGCCTGGCCACTGTGAGCGGCAATAGATCGTAGAGACTGTATTTCGTAGTTTCACAAATCGTATTTCAGGCCTCCACAAAGCGTGGAGGCCTGAAAAAGGCCTCCACGCTTACATGTGCTTGCATTTTCACATTATGTTGCGTGACAGCTCATTCAAACGAGAGAGATGCGCAGTGCCTTAACTCAGTAGGCGGTGTCCATTCGTGGTATGCAAATTCTTGCAGATTTGTCGACGAACATTTTCAGACCACATAAAAGATAAAAAGGAATCAAATGTAAAAGATTGGTGTGTTATTGAGGATACCTGAGACACCAGTAGTAAGGAACCATTTTCGCGCAGGCACATATATTTCATGGAAGCTTCAGTCATTATGCTCAAGGCAGGCGCACTCGACAAAGTATTAGGCAACATTCCtgtatagagaaagaaattctggAGTTCCATGCAAAAACAACGATGTCATTAGGAGGGCCGCCGTAaggggggactctggaataattttgaccagctggggtttttCAACGGTGCACCCGATGCGCGGTACacaagtgttcttgcattttgtccGCCACctaaatgctgccgccgtggccgggattcaatgccACGCCATCGTTCTTATCAGAGCCACGCCATACGCGCTAAGCCCACAAGGCGGGCCTCCCGTAAACAACTACACATGAAACTAGGAAAGGTAATCTGTATTCAGGCTTAAACTGTGGCTGAATTTACGCAGCATACTATAACATCATCAAAACAGTAGGACATTCATCACGACTGCAGTTCCAAGTGCACATCTTGTAGGCTTCTGTCTGGCTTTCGTTTCAGTGCCAGTTTATTGTCATGGATGTGTTGTTGAGGGGATCCGGAAATAGGGAAATCACTCAAACCCAGTACCCAAATCCAGAAGGGCAGTCCATTTTCATGCTGATTGCCAACCCGTATGAAACTTTGTTATCAAACGTGTATTTACGATCGAACGCAAGCGGCTTTATAAAAGAAATATTCTATCAACTAGAACAAGCGCAGCTTTGACATCTctagaaagaaatgaaaatgtaGTTGAGAGTTCTGTAAATGAACTATGTGAAAGAAAGTGCGcgtgttattttttcttattttgtttctttgttcaaACTGTTTGTGCATCTCGCGGACGTCGAGGAAGATTGTAGAGCTGCAGCCTTCGTGAATTGAGCACTGGAAAATGGTGCACCTAGCAATGTGGACTTGCTTCTGATCTCATTCATAGCGATTATACAGGCATTGCGGAGAGCCACCCTGCTTCAAGGCATGTGTGCTGAAGCTATGGTACGGAGTTGGGTTTGGTTTAGGGTTGAACTCTGAATGGAAGCCAGGAAATTATAGCTTGTATACAGCACAAATTTAGATTGAGGTTTAGGGTTTGTGTGTTGGAGTGATTAACACCCCATAGACACTAGgctggaaaaaaaatgaagcggcaTTTACGTTTTAGCCAGCTGCACTCGTTAAGTCCCGAAGCTCTAAGCTGCAAAATAATCTAAAGATAAAGTTATGCCAGACAAAAACACAGAAATTTAGGCAATGTTTCTTAACCCAttccagctgttgcatttgtaTTTTGAGCGTTGAAGATTAGGCTATTCTCGCAGGGTTTTTTGACAGCATAGCATTGCCTGTGCGCAAGCATTTGGCCAGCAATTTGAGCAGCCTTAATCTTCTAGCATCTTGTTGCTCTCCTCTCCGCGTATTTACCGTGGAGCGGCCTGTCCTTGCGCGTCACATTTGTTTCAGACGTCCGCCTTGTTCCTGACAGCCGTGCTGTTGCCGGCAGCCGTGTGGGCGGTGCCTGCGGTCCCGGCAGGCGCTGTGACCAACCGATTCTTCAACACTGATGTACGTACTGCACTGAGGACCCATTTTTGGGTGGTCTTTAGGAGTGGCTCGTGCCGGCGCGCACTGGGAAGTTTTAGTGTGGTCTTACATCTGAAGCGTGAAATTTGGCAACCCTCAAAATCCTATGAGGCTGACAGGGCCAGAGGTGCGGAAACATGGTATTTTGTATTATAGCCACCTACGGGCGCGACTTGTGAATTCGCTTGTGAATGTTTTCTCCGACGGGGAATGTAGGTTATGGCTCGTAGGGTTAACGGTGAACCGcgccaatatttatttatttatttatttatttatttatttatttatttatctatttatttatttatttatttatttatttattaacctacttatttatttacactCGAAGCGTACAACAATAGTTTTATTCATCGTATCCTGCCCGTACGGAACATACGGAACAAGGCTGTGAGCATTATTCAGTGTGTATGTCACTGTTAGGGAGTAGTGAAGTGTCGTGCGTCTATTGCAAAGCGTAGATCAATAATACCTAACAAAAAAGTGCAAATGGCGAAGGTTTGCCCAGCACTCCCCGTCCCCCATCCACGCCGCCACCTTATGCTTTTTTATCAATGAAACACTACTGTTTTGTCTTTTCCATCTTCTGTAACATAACTTTGAAACTGCGACAGTATTCCGTAACGATTCATTTGTTTTTTCGCTGTTTTCAGTCTTTCATCATCGGGTCCAACGCCTCCACGCAGCCGTTGACGTACATTGATGACCTATACTAAGAAATAATAAGTAATCAGTTCTCGCGatcaataaataaaggaaaagggAAAAAGTACAAAATACTTGAAAATTAAATTTCTCGTACTGTTTGTTGATTGTAGGCAGCCAAGTTTTCCATTCCAAGGCAAATAATTTCGCTCATATGTGTAAGGTATACATAGATTCGTCTGTGGCTGAAAGAAACATGCGTTTCATCTACAAGCAGTGCTTCACTATTCACTGAATAATTTATTTAAGCATGATGTTAATTGCGCAACTGAAGCCCACGTGTGGTCAAGCCATCTGAAATCTGACCGAGGTGCCAGCAagcttaaaattttttttttcttgctacccGGTTTTGCCGAAGTGCGTGGCCATAGTAGTGTGATCCTTTGAAATCCTTCGGACGTTCGGCAAACTTCTGGTTAAGTTCATAATTTAACTGTCTTACCTCGTGCTTCAACGTCGTTACGAGTATTCTCTGCAGATGTTCcaaaatggcaacagccagaatAGGAGAAGCAGCATATAGGCATGATAAACAAGGCAGCCATGCAATAAAAGATAACTGCATGACTAAGCTATTACCGCGTGCCTGAAGAGCACATCAGGTGGGTTTCcaaaattgtttaagcagtgcaTGCGCTGACTTAAGAACACCTAAATTTGTTTCAAGCAGAGATAAACGCCAATTGCTTTAGGAGGCACTagtattcatatatatatatatatatatatatatatagacatttTGTCAGACACCAAAGAAAATGTTATAAGCATCTACTTGGAGAAATGTGATGCCAACGTTGTGTTGTTAGCAATTCTCACAGTGTGAAAATCGGGCGCCTTGTGACATGGTGACAAGAATGTCGTCCACGCTATATGCTTCGAATAGGTGTTCTGCAAGATGTGCGCACTCTGTTTACTTTGTGCTGTCTTGAGAAATGGCAGATTAGAAAAAATGCTACTCCTACACACCAGATGCCCAATTTGAAGACAATTCGCAAAACAGTTATAAAATTATTTACCACTGGCAAGTTGTGCCCTTGAATAGATTCACCAACAACGACTCTTGAAAAATGGAGTTTGCCAGGTTTAGCTTATATATTGGCACTGCATATAGGCACTGCATATGAAAGCAGAAGTTACAATTCGCCTTTGCTAATTCCCTGGCATCAAATGGCTTAGCTAAAACAGGAGGAATTATTCAACTGCGGCGACTCCTTTCCAAAGAACTTGTATTCATCTGCTTTGCATCTCACAGCAACAGTCTGGTGGATGCAAATTTTTCCTTCATGAGTCCTCCTCGATCTCGTTTATTTCTGGATAATTCCTATCAGCGCTGTAGGTGACAATGGTACTGGACACATGCAACAGTTCTGGCTACACTATGTAACCGAAAGCGCTGCCGGCATCACTTCATGTGCTTTTCTTTCTCCCATCTTCATTCCAGTCTTCTCTCTCCTCTTGACTTCTCCTGTTCAGGGTCGCTAACTGGTCGCTTCTGTCACAGTTATCATCCATGTCCTTTCACACTTAATTAACTGTCTCTTCACAGGTCAGTTTGGCGTCATGCGCCTGGCTGTCAGACCACAGATATTAAGGAAGTTCTTGGGTAGGTGATGCATTCGTAAAGAATGCCTTAgaaagcattaaaaaaagaataaattgcGCAGATTCGCGTTAATTCGAGTGCCTTACTTCGAGTGTCAGAAGATTAAGGTGGTGCTAGAAACGCGACTCATGTCTACGTTACATTGGGTTGGCGAACAAAAGCACGTACCATGAGTCCACAAATTCACGATGCGTGGATCCGTGTTGCTAGcatttagcttttttttcttgaattatCATTTTTGTTTAGGCAGTTATTTCGGCCTTTTGTAGGAGCCCATTTGAATCTCCCGATGAGTTACGTTGATTAAGAGATTAACAAATGAACGCAGGGTCAAGGAGCCTACCAGTACGGATACGACTGGGCGTTCCCGGCCGGTGAGGGCGCCTTTCAGCGCGAGTCCGGAGATGCCCAAGGACGCAAGCAGGGCTCCTACGGCCTCAAGTATGCCGACGGGACAGTGCGCATCGTCAGCTACGTGGCCGACGAAGGCGGCTTCCGAGTGAGCGTGTCCACAAACGAACCCGGAACGAAGCCATCGTCTCCGGCGGATGCCCTTTTCCAACTGCCCCAGGGACCCTACCAAGCGACACCGTACGAAGCCCCGAAGGTGGAGAAGACCTCACAGCCGGTGAGGCCACAGAGCCAGACCAAGCCCGCCACGTCGGAGAGCGTGCCAGCGGTTCCTGTTGCCGCCACTGCGCCAAAAGCGACGGTCGCGACTACGGCTCCAAGGCTGGTGTTCCCTGCAACCCTGCACTACCATCCACACCCTCGCGGGCCGGTCATCTATTCGCACCCGACTGGCGTAATTCCCGTGCACGGCAGGGTCGTGTATGGATTTTAATGTTGTCCGACTGATAGCGCGACTGAAGTCTCATTAGCTTTCTCAAGATTATGTGAGATGAGAGCGCGAACAGGAATTCAGAAAACAGAGAAAAGCGGCAGGAAAGTCCGCGGGCGCCCGAAGATTTCGCAACCTGGTGAACACGTGCGGGAGTTTCCCCCGTACAGTCTTGAAGTCTATCAAAGCGCGGCGTCTATTGATGTTCATTGCAGAAATGAAATGATTGTTGTTGTTTCGCAATTAATGTGTCCTGTCTTGTTTAATTGAAATCAATGCTGGATATCCAGACGAGATCTGTGCGAAATGCAAAAGGGGGGCCCGGGCGCTGACATCGAAGTGCAGTCGGCTTGCTACAGATAAGCAGGTTTACATCATTTCTGCACGCATGGGTTATGCTAAAGAGAgggatatatatatgtatatatatatatatatatatatatatatatatgtgtgtgtgtgtgtgtgtgtgtgtgtgtgtgtgtgtgtgtgtgtgtgtgtgtatattctAGGAAGAAATTCTTAGCGGTGAAGAACattatatggggggggggggctgttgtACGAGGCACCTAAATTAGTAAATAACATTTAACAGTAGTATCAGTGCGATTGGCACAGTCACTAAAATGGAGCGGGTAAGTGCTAGAAGTAGCTCCACACGATCGCAAATCTCCGGAAAACGGTTAATAGCGTGTCTAG
This window contains:
- the LOC135920239 gene encoding adult-specific rigid cuticular protein 15.5-like, producing the protein MKTSALFLTAVLLPAAVWAVPAVPAGAVTNRFFNTDGQGAYQYGYDWAFPAGEGAFQRESGDAQGRKQGSYGLKYADGTVRIVSYVADEGGFRVSVSTNEPGTKPSSPADALFQLPQGPYQATPYEAPKVEKTSQPVRPQSQTKPATSESVPAVPVAATAPKATVATTAPRLVFPATLHYHPHPRGPVIYSHPTGVIPVHGRVVYGF